A portion of the Burkholderia sp. GAS332 genome contains these proteins:
- a CDS encoding monosaccharide ABC transporter membrane protein, CUT2 family encodes MKNSVPSPAFGTAQGPAQQPAVAATRGKRARIELARLRDLALLPALALLLVIGAFVSPSFLTKANLISVLGASAALALVVLAESLIVLTGKFDLSLESTVGIAPAIGAMLVMPAASAGFGVQWPAAAGLLAILVVGAVIGFVNGFLVVRLRLNAFIVTLAMLIVLRGMLVGATKGGTLFDMPPSFFSLATTIVFGLPLSVWLAAAAFAIAAFVLRYHRLGRALYAIGGNPEAARAAGIRVERITWGVFVLGSMLASVGGLIVTGYVGAINANQGNGMIFTVFAAAVIGGISLDGGKGTMLGALTGVLLLGVVQNLLTLAQVPSFWIQAIYGAIILGSLMVARLASGEGQN; translated from the coding sequence ATGAAGAATAGTGTGCCCAGCCCTGCATTCGGCACCGCGCAAGGTCCGGCGCAGCAGCCCGCCGTGGCCGCGACGCGTGGCAAACGTGCTCGCATCGAGCTCGCGCGGCTGCGCGACCTGGCGTTGCTGCCCGCGCTGGCGTTGTTGCTCGTGATCGGCGCGTTTGTCAGCCCGAGCTTTCTGACGAAGGCGAATCTGATCAGTGTGCTGGGTGCGTCCGCGGCGTTGGCGTTGGTGGTGCTCGCTGAGTCGCTGATCGTGTTGACCGGCAAGTTCGATTTGTCTTTGGAATCTACAGTGGGCATTGCGCCGGCTATCGGTGCGATGCTGGTGATGCCGGCGGCGTCCGCGGGTTTCGGAGTGCAGTGGCCGGCGGCCGCCGGCTTGCTGGCCATCCTCGTGGTCGGCGCGGTGATTGGCTTCGTCAACGGCTTCCTGGTGGTGCGTCTGCGGCTGAACGCCTTCATCGTCACGCTGGCGATGCTGATCGTGTTGCGCGGCATGCTGGTTGGCGCGACCAAAGGTGGCACGCTGTTCGATATGCCGCCATCGTTCTTCTCGCTCGCCACCACCATCGTGTTCGGCTTGCCGTTGTCCGTGTGGCTCGCGGCGGCCGCATTCGCGATCGCGGCGTTCGTGCTGCGCTATCACCGATTGGGCCGCGCGTTGTACGCGATTGGCGGCAATCCGGAAGCGGCGCGCGCGGCGGGGATTCGCGTGGAGCGCATTACTTGGGGCGTATTCGTGCTTGGCAGCATGCTGGCCTCGGTGGGTGGGTTGATCGTGACCGGCTATGTCGGCGCGATTAACGCAAACCAGGGCAACGGCATGATTTTCACGGTGTTCGCGGCGGCGGTGATCGGCGGCATTTCGCTCGACGGCGGCAAGGGCACCATGCTCGGCGCGCTCACCGGCGTGCTGCTGCTCGGCGTCGTGCAGAACCTGCTGACGTTGGCTCAGGTGCCGTCGTTCTGGATTCAGGCGATCTACGGCGCGATCATCCTCGGCTCGCTGATGGTGGCACGGCTCGCCAGCGGCGAAGGCCAGAACTGA
- a CDS encoding D-threo-aldose 1-dehydrogenase: MTAKVGSKIAQRRGIGRSALQVTGLGLGTAPLGGLYHDLSDEEAHATIAAAWDAGVRYFDTAPHYGHTKAEHRLGDALRGYPRGEYVLSTKVGRRFVPRTTPYDGSEGWQDPLPFQAIYDYTHDGILRSFEDSQQRLGIVDIDILLIHDIGRVTHGDKNPHYWRQLTDGGGFRALDDLRSSGAVKAVGLGVNEGAAILDVMAEFDIDCALLAGRYTLLEQTTLDDLLPACEQRGVSILLGGAFNSGILARGVEGDLKFNYGDAPPEIIERVARLEAVCRVHGVPLAAAALQFPYAHPAIATVLTGARSADELRENAASFEQPIPADLWSALRDKGLLDSRAPAPED, encoded by the coding sequence ATGACGGCAAAGGTCGGTTCGAAGATCGCACAGCGGCGTGGCATCGGCCGCAGTGCGCTACAAGTGACCGGATTGGGGCTCGGTACGGCGCCCTTGGGTGGCCTCTACCACGATCTGTCCGATGAAGAAGCGCACGCGACCATTGCCGCCGCGTGGGACGCAGGCGTGCGTTACTTCGATACCGCGCCGCATTACGGTCACACGAAAGCCGAACACCGTCTGGGCGACGCGTTACGCGGCTATCCTCGCGGCGAATACGTGCTATCCACGAAAGTCGGGCGCCGCTTCGTGCCGCGCACCACGCCCTACGACGGCAGCGAAGGCTGGCAAGACCCGTTGCCGTTCCAGGCGATCTACGACTACACGCACGACGGCATTCTCCGTTCGTTCGAAGACAGCCAGCAGCGCCTTGGTATCGTCGATATCGACATTCTTCTCATACACGACATCGGCCGCGTCACGCATGGCGACAAGAACCCCCACTACTGGCGGCAGCTAACTGACGGCGGTGGCTTTCGTGCGCTCGACGATTTGCGTTCCTCGGGCGCGGTTAAGGCGGTTGGCCTCGGCGTCAATGAAGGCGCGGCCATACTCGACGTGATGGCCGAATTCGATATCGATTGCGCATTGCTCGCAGGCCGTTATACGCTGCTCGAACAGACCACGCTCGACGACCTGCTCCCAGCATGTGAACAACGCGGCGTCAGCATCCTGTTAGGCGGCGCGTTTAACTCCGGCATTTTGGCGCGCGGCGTTGAAGGCGATCTGAAATTCAACTATGGTGACGCGCCGCCCGAAATCATCGAGCGCGTCGCGCGACTCGAAGCGGTGTGCCGGGTGCATGGCGTGCCGCTTGCTGCCGCGGCTTTGCAGTTTCCGTATGCGCATCCGGCGATCGCAACCGTGTTGACCGGCGCGCGCAGTGCCGACGAATTGCGTGAGAACGCCGCGTCGTTCGAGCAGCCGATCCCCGCGGACTTGTGGTCCGCGTTGCGTGACAAGGGCTTGCTCGACAGCCGCGCGCCCGCACCGGAGGATTGA
- a CDS encoding 2-keto-3-deoxy-L-fuconate dehydrogenase, with protein MTQRLAGKTALITAAGQGIGLATAELFAREGARVIATDIRIDGLAGKPVEARKLDVRDGAAIKALAAELGAIDVLFNCAGFVHAGNILECSEEDWDFAFDLNAKAMYRMIRAFLPAMLEKGGGSIINMSSAASSVKGVPNRFAYSASKAAVIGLTKSVAADFITRGVRCNAICPGTVASPSLEQRIVEQAKAQGATLEAVQAAFVARQPMGRIGKPEEIAALALYLASDESSFTTGHAHVIDGGWSN; from the coding sequence ATGACACAAAGACTGGCCGGCAAGACGGCCCTGATCACGGCGGCAGGACAAGGCATCGGTCTCGCCACCGCGGAACTGTTCGCGCGCGAAGGCGCGCGCGTGATCGCCACCGATATCCGCATTGACGGACTCGCCGGCAAGCCGGTCGAAGCGCGCAAGCTCGACGTGCGCGACGGCGCGGCGATCAAGGCGCTGGCCGCCGAGCTCGGCGCGATCGACGTGCTGTTCAACTGCGCGGGTTTCGTACACGCCGGTAACATCCTCGAATGCAGCGAAGAAGATTGGGACTTCGCCTTCGATCTGAACGCGAAAGCGATGTACCGCATGATCCGCGCGTTTTTACCCGCCATGCTGGAGAAGGGCGGCGGGTCGATCATCAATATGTCGTCGGCCGCGTCGAGCGTGAAGGGCGTGCCGAACCGCTTTGCGTATAGCGCGTCGAAAGCCGCGGTGATCGGGCTGACCAAGTCCGTAGCTGCGGACTTCATCACGCGTGGTGTACGCTGTAATGCGATCTGCCCGGGCACGGTGGCCTCGCCCTCGCTCGAACAGCGGATCGTCGAGCAGGCCAAGGCGCAAGGCGCGACGCTCGAGGCCGTGCAGGCGGCCTTTGTCGCGCGTCAGCCGATGGGCCGCATCGGCAAACCGGAAGAGATTGCCGCGTTGGCGCTGTATCTCGCGTCTGACGAATCGTCGTTCACCACCGGTCATGCACATGTGATCGACGGCGGCTGGTCGAACTGA
- a CDS encoding ureidoglycolate lyase, translated as MKLLRYGPKGQEKPGLLDAQGKIRDLSKVVGDIDGAALTDEGLAKLRAIDPASLPVVEGNPRMGPCVGKIGKFICIGLNYADHAAESNLPVPSEPVIFNKWTSAICGPNDDVEIPRGSKKTDWEVELGVVIGKPAKYIDEANALDYVAGYCVINDVSEREWQIERGGTWDKGKGFDTFGPIGPWVVTRDEVADPQNLSLWLEVDGHRYQNGSTKTMVFGVAKLVSYVSQCMSLQPGDVISTGTPPGVGMGVKPNPVFLKPGQTIRLGIEGLGEQTQKTYAAE; from the coding sequence ATGAAACTGCTTCGTTATGGGCCGAAAGGCCAGGAAAAGCCAGGCTTGCTCGACGCACAGGGCAAGATTCGCGATCTCTCTAAAGTAGTTGGCGATATCGACGGCGCCGCGCTGACTGACGAAGGCCTCGCCAAACTGCGCGCGATCGATCCCGCCTCGCTGCCGGTCGTGGAAGGCAATCCGCGCATGGGACCGTGCGTCGGCAAAATCGGCAAGTTCATCTGTATCGGGCTGAACTACGCGGACCACGCCGCCGAATCGAATCTGCCGGTGCCGTCGGAACCGGTGATTTTCAACAAGTGGACGAGCGCGATCTGCGGCCCGAACGACGACGTCGAGATTCCGCGCGGCTCGAAGAAGACCGACTGGGAAGTCGAGCTCGGCGTGGTGATCGGCAAGCCCGCGAAATATATCGACGAAGCCAACGCGCTCGATTACGTCGCCGGTTACTGCGTGATCAACGACGTGTCGGAACGCGAATGGCAGATCGAACGCGGCGGCACGTGGGACAAGGGCAAGGGCTTCGATACGTTCGGTCCGATTGGCCCGTGGGTCGTGACGCGCGACGAAGTCGCCGATCCGCAGAACCTGAGCCTGTGGCTCGAAGTGGACGGCCATCGCTATCAGAACGGCAGCACGAAGACGATGGTGTTCGGCGTTGCGAAGCTGGTGTCGTATGTGTCGCAGTGCATGAGCCTGCAACCGGGCGACGTGATTTCGACCGGCACGCCGCCGGGCGTCGGCATGGGCGTGAAGCCGAATCCGGTGTTCCTGAAGCCGGGCCAGACGATCCGTCTCGGTATCGAAGGTCTCGGCGAGCAGACGCAGAAGACCTACGCGGCGGAGTGA
- a CDS encoding altronate hydrolase has protein sequence MTDTSAVSAAAQQPMLQGYLRRDGRKGIRNVVAVAYLVECAHHVAREIVTQFREPLDAFDDPSAEREPPVHLIGFPGCYPNGYAEKMLERLTTHPNVGAVLFVSLGCESMNKHYLVDVVRASGRPVEVLTIQEKGGTRSTIQYGVDWIRDARKQLAAQQKVPMALSELVIGTICGGSDGTSGITANPAVGRAFDHLIDAGATCIFEETGELVGCEFHMKTRAARPELGDEIVACVAKAARYYSILGHGSFAVGNADGGLTTQEEKSLGAYAKSGASPIVGIVKPGDVPPTGGLYLLDVVPDGEPRFGFPNISDNAEIGELIACGAHVILFTTGRGSVVGSAISPVIKVCANPATYRNLAGDMDVDAGRILEGRGTLDEVGREVFEQTVAVSLGAASKSETLGHQEFILTYKTFDPVGPACLPSNAAPPHRVVAIEPH, from the coding sequence ATGACTGACACTTCCGCAGTATCCGCCGCCGCACAGCAGCCCATGCTGCAAGGCTATCTGCGTCGCGATGGCCGAAAAGGCATCCGCAATGTGGTCGCTGTGGCGTATCTGGTCGAGTGCGCGCATCACGTCGCGCGCGAGATCGTCACGCAGTTTCGCGAACCGCTCGATGCGTTCGACGATCCATCCGCCGAGCGCGAGCCGCCAGTGCATCTGATCGGCTTCCCAGGTTGCTATCCGAATGGGTACGCCGAAAAGATGCTTGAGCGGCTCACCACGCATCCCAATGTGGGCGCGGTGCTGTTCGTCTCGCTCGGATGCGAGAGCATGAACAAGCATTACCTCGTCGACGTGGTGCGCGCGAGCGGCCGTCCCGTCGAAGTCCTGACGATCCAGGAAAAAGGCGGCACACGCAGCACGATTCAATACGGCGTCGACTGGATTCGCGACGCACGCAAGCAACTGGCCGCACAGCAGAAAGTGCCGATGGCGCTGAGCGAGCTGGTGATTGGCACGATTTGCGGCGGCTCGGATGGCACCAGTGGGATCACTGCGAATCCGGCGGTGGGCCGCGCGTTCGATCATCTGATCGACGCGGGTGCAACTTGCATCTTCGAAGAAACCGGCGAGCTGGTGGGCTGCGAGTTTCATATGAAAACGCGGGCCGCGAGGCCGGAACTTGGAGATGAAATTGTCGCGTGCGTGGCGAAGGCGGCGCGTTACTACTCGATTCTTGGGCACGGCAGTTTCGCGGTTGGAAATGCGGATGGTGGCCTCACCACGCAAGAGGAAAAATCGTTAGGTGCGTATGCGAAAAGCGGCGCATCGCCGATTGTCGGCATCGTCAAACCCGGTGACGTTCCGCCGACGGGCGGCCTCTATCTGCTCGACGTCGTACCCGACGGCGAACCACGCTTCGGTTTTCCGAACATCAGCGACAACGCGGAAATCGGCGAACTGATCGCCTGCGGCGCGCATGTGATTCTGTTCACGACTGGACGCGGATCGGTGGTTGGCTCGGCGATTTCGCCGGTCATCAAGGTGTGCGCGAACCCCGCGACGTACCGCAATCTCGCCGGCGATATGGACGTCGATGCAGGCCGCATTCTCGAAGGCCGCGGCACGCTCGACGAAGTCGGCCGCGAAGTGTTCGAACAAACGGTGGCGGTGTCGCTCGGTGCGGCGTCGAAATCGGAAACGCTCGGTCATCAGGAGTTCATCCTGACGTACAAGACTTTCGACCCGGTGGGCCCGGCTTGTTTGCCGTCGAACGCTGCACCGCCGCATCGGGTTGTCGCGATCGAGCCGCACTGA
- a CDS encoding L-fuconolactonase produces MHIDAHQHYWDPARGDYEWLTPELKILYRPFGPADLKPLRERAGIERTVVVQAAATLDETRYLLDIARHEPSIAGVVGWVPLLLPTAPAVIEALAHEPKFKGVRPMLQDLPDDTWIANPDLAPAIEALIAQDLTFDALIYARHVEPFETFAARFPALRIVVDHGAKPPIRYGRAGWPTWADAITRLAKVPQVHCKLSGLVTEASPGWTEETLRPYVEHLLKSFGPARLMWGSDWPVLDLNGDYLLWHSVANTLLSSLSDAEREAVFGGNAAAFYRL; encoded by the coding sequence ATGCATATCGACGCCCACCAGCACTATTGGGACCCCGCTCGCGGCGACTACGAGTGGCTCACGCCGGAACTGAAAATCCTGTACCGGCCGTTCGGTCCCGCCGATCTCAAACCGCTGCGCGAAAGGGCGGGCATCGAGAGGACAGTGGTGGTACAGGCGGCGGCAACACTCGACGAAACACGTTACTTGCTGGACATCGCGCGGCATGAGCCCTCGATCGCCGGTGTGGTTGGCTGGGTGCCGTTGCTGTTGCCCACGGCGCCGGCTGTGATCGAAGCGCTCGCGCACGAGCCGAAATTCAAAGGTGTGCGACCGATGCTGCAGGATTTACCGGACGACACGTGGATCGCCAACCCGGATCTCGCGCCCGCAATCGAAGCACTGATCGCGCAGGACCTCACGTTCGACGCATTGATTTACGCGCGGCACGTCGAGCCTTTCGAAACATTCGCGGCGCGTTTTCCTGCGCTGCGCATCGTTGTCGATCACGGTGCGAAGCCGCCGATCCGTTACGGTCGCGCGGGTTGGCCCACCTGGGCTGATGCGATCACCCGGCTCGCAAAGGTACCGCAAGTGCACTGCAAGCTGTCGGGGCTCGTCACCGAAGCGTCGCCTGGTTGGACCGAAGAAACGCTTCGACCCTATGTCGAGCATCTGCTGAAGTCATTCGGTCCCGCGCGTTTGATGTGGGGCAGCGACTGGCCGGTGCTCGATCTGAACGGCGACTATCTGCTCTGGCACTCGGTGGCGAACACCTTGCTCTCGTCGTTGAGCGACGCCGAGCGTGAAGCGGTTTTCGGCGGCAACGCCGCTGCGTTTTATCGACTTTGA
- a CDS encoding SAF domain-containing protein produces MTSRSLHTPQTPQTLRTDPRLILLSPADNCLIAAARLDAGTQVEIEGEPVTLTKTIDLGHKVARHELAKDDKVLRYGAVIGHVTEAVARGAHLHTHNLESDYLPTYTHDAGHEFVHH; encoded by the coding sequence TTGACCAGCCGTTCATTGCACACGCCGCAAACGCCCCAAACATTGCGAACCGACCCACGCCTGATTCTGCTCAGTCCTGCGGATAACTGCCTGATCGCGGCGGCGCGTCTCGATGCGGGCACGCAAGTCGAGATCGAAGGCGAGCCTGTGACGCTCACCAAAACCATCGACCTCGGCCATAAGGTCGCACGCCATGAACTCGCGAAAGACGACAAGGTGCTGCGTTACGGCGCGGTGATCGGTCACGTGACCGAGGCGGTGGCGCGCGGTGCGCATCTGCATACGCACAACCTCGAAAGCGATTACCTGCCCACTTATACGCACGACGCGGGCCACGAGTTCGTCCATCACTGA